The Pseudomonas azadiae genome contains a region encoding:
- a CDS encoding DUF3301 domain-containing protein has translation MLTLGNMFVLMLLATGAAWVWHNHGLRERALERVKQHCAKLDIELLDGAVALKRIGFVKDANGRRRLARIYNFEFTVTGEARHPGTITQFGAHSAQIELAPYPFEIKTPLPSAEVIELSQWRQDHGTKNRQ, from the coding sequence ATGCTGACCCTGGGAAACATGTTCGTGTTGATGCTGCTGGCGACCGGCGCCGCCTGGGTGTGGCACAACCACGGCCTGCGCGAGCGGGCGCTGGAGCGGGTCAAGCAGCACTGCGCCAAGCTCGACATCGAACTGCTGGACGGCGCAGTGGCGCTCAAGCGCATCGGCTTTGTGAAGGACGCCAATGGTCGGCGGCGGCTGGCGCGCATCTACAACTTCGAGTTCACCGTGACCGGCGAAGCCCGCCATCCGGGGACCATCACCCAGTTCGGCGCCCACAGTGCGCAAATCGAACTGGCGCCCTACCCTTTCGAGATCAAGACGCCGCTGCCCAGCGCCGAAGTGATCGAGCTGAGCCAGTGGCGCCAGGACCACGGCACCAAGAACCGTCAGTAA
- a CDS encoding cation:proton antiporter produces MHAISFIQDLAVIMLVAGVVTVLFHRLKQPVVLGYIVAGFIIGPHTPPFGLIHDEDTIKTLAELGVIFLMFCLGLEFSLRKLFKVGATAFIAAFLEIILMIWIGYEIGQWFDWNTMDSLFLGAILAISSTTIIVKALNDLKMKDQRFAQLIFGVLIVEDILGIGIIALLSSIAVSGTVSSGEVFSTVGKLSLFMIVALVIGILLVPRLLAYVAKFESNEMLLITVLGLCFGFCLLVVKLEYSMVLGAFLIGAIMAESKQLIKIERLIEPVRDMFSAIFFVAIGLMIDPQILLQYAWPIAVITVAVVLGKMLSCGLGAFIAGNDGRTSLRVGMGLSQIGEFSFIIAALGMTLQVTSDFLYPVAVAVSAITTLLTPYLIRGADPLSLKIAAVMPKRMSRVFGLYGEWLRSIQPQGEGAMLASMIRKIILQVGVNLALVVAIFFAGSYFAARIGGYLESWISDPSWQKALIWGGALLVSLPFLIAAYRKLKALSMLLAEMSVKPEMAGRHTQRVRRVISELIPILSLLLIFVLLAALSASILPTNKLLVLVAVVAAAVAAVLWRWFIRVHTRMQVALLETLDNHKDTPEH; encoded by the coding sequence ATGCACGCCATCAGCTTTATCCAGGACTTGGCCGTGATCATGCTGGTGGCTGGGGTGGTCACCGTGCTGTTCCACCGGCTGAAGCAGCCGGTCGTGCTGGGCTACATCGTCGCCGGCTTTATCATCGGCCCGCACACCCCGCCGTTCGGTCTGATCCACGACGAAGACACCATCAAGACCCTCGCTGAGCTGGGGGTGATTTTCCTGATGTTCTGCCTGGGCCTGGAGTTCAGCCTGCGCAAGTTATTCAAGGTAGGCGCCACTGCGTTTATCGCGGCCTTCCTGGAAATCATCCTGATGATCTGGATCGGTTATGAGATCGGCCAGTGGTTTGACTGGAACACCATGGACTCGCTGTTCCTCGGCGCGATCCTGGCGATTTCCTCCACCACGATCATCGTCAAGGCGCTCAATGACCTGAAGATGAAAGACCAGCGCTTCGCCCAGCTGATTTTTGGCGTGCTGATCGTGGAGGACATCCTCGGTATCGGCATTATCGCCTTGCTGTCGAGCATTGCGGTCAGCGGCACGGTCAGTTCCGGCGAGGTGTTTTCCACGGTCGGCAAGCTTTCGCTGTTCATGATCGTCGCGTTGGTCATCGGCATTTTGCTGGTGCCGCGTCTACTGGCCTACGTGGCCAAGTTTGAAAGTAACGAAATGCTGCTGATCACCGTGCTGGGCCTGTGTTTCGGGTTCTGTCTGCTGGTGGTCAAGCTGGAATACAGCATGGTGCTGGGCGCGTTCCTGATCGGTGCGATCATGGCCGAATCCAAGCAGTTGATTAAGATCGAACGCTTGATCGAGCCGGTGCGCGACATGTTCAGCGCCATTTTCTTTGTGGCGATTGGCTTGATGATCGACCCCCAGATCCTGCTGCAATACGCCTGGCCGATTGCAGTGATCACCGTGGCCGTGGTGCTGGGCAAAATGCTGTCCTGCGGCCTGGGCGCTTTTATCGCCGGCAACGATGGCCGTACCTCACTGCGCGTGGGCATGGGGCTGTCACAGATTGGTGAGTTTTCCTTCATCATCGCGGCGCTGGGGATGACGTTGCAGGTGACCAGTGATTTCCTCTATCCCGTCGCTGTGGCGGTCTCGGCGATTACCACACTGCTCACGCCGTACCTGATTCGTGGCGCGGACCCGCTGTCATTGAAGATCGCCGCGGTAATGCCCAAGCGCATGAGCCGGGTGTTCGGCCTGTATGGCGAGTGGCTGCGCAGCATTCAGCCCCAGGGCGAAGGCGCGATGCTGGCGTCGATGATCCGCAAAATCATCCTGCAAGTGGGGGTGAACCTGGCGCTGGTAGTGGCGATCTTCTTTGCCGGTAGTTATTTCGCAGCACGCATTGGTGGATATCTGGAAAGCTGGATCAGCGACCCCAGCTGGCAGAAGGCGTTGATCTGGGGTGGGGCGTTGTTGGTTTCGCTGCCGTTTTTGATCGCGGCGTATCGCAAGCTCAAGGCGCTGTCGATGCTGCTGGCGGAGATGAGCGTTAAACCGGAAATGGCCGGGCGGCATACCCAGCGTGTGCGTCGGGTGATTTCCGAACTGATCCCGATTCTTTCGCTGCTGTTGATCTTTGTGCTATTGGCAGCCTTGTCGGCCAGCATTCTGCCGACCAACAAGTTGCTGGTGCTGGTCGCGGTGGTCGCGGCGGCGGTGGCGGCCGTGCTCTGGCGGTGGTTCATCCGCGTGCATACGCGGATGCAGGTCGCCTTGCTGGAGACACTGGATAACCACAAGGATACGCCGGAGCACTGA
- the uvrD gene encoding DNA helicase II, translating to MRDDLSLLLNSLNDAQRQAVAAPVGRQLVLAGAGSGKTRVLVHRIAWLIQVENASPHSILSVTFTNKAAAEMRHRIEQLMGISPAGMWVGTFHGLAHRLLRAHWQEAGLVQSFQILDSDDQQRLVKRVIRELGLDEQRWPARQAQWFINGQKDEGLRPQHIQASGDLFLATMRSIYEAYEAACARAGVIDFSELLLRALDLWRDNPGLLAHYQKRFRHILVDEFQDTNAVQYAWLRLLAKGGDSLMVVGDDDQSIYGWRGAKIENIYQYSEDFPDAVTIRLEQNYRSTAGILKAANALIANNTGRLGKELWTDGGEGEAINLYAAFNEHDEARYVVETIESALKTGLARSDIAILYRSNAQSRVLEEALLRERIPYRIYGGQRFFERAEIKNAMAYLRLLEGRGNDAALERVINIPARGIGEKTVEAIRDHARHAHVSMWEAMRLLIANKGLTGRAAGALGVFVELIENLAAKCAEMPLHLMTQTVIEQSGLIAYHEAEKGEKGQARVENLEELVSAARAFENTENEEDLTPLAAFLGHASLEAGDAQADEHEDSIQLMTLHSAKGLEFPYVFLVGMEEGLFPHKMSLEEPGRLEEERRLAYVGITRAMQNLVMTYAETRRLYGSETYNKVSRFVREVPKGLIQEVRLSNSVSRPFGGGQQQNSSSMFAGSEIPETQFSLGQQVRHSVFGEGVILNFEGAGAQARVQVNFSEGSKWLMMGYAKLEAI from the coding sequence ATGCGCGATGATCTCTCCCTTTTGCTGAACTCCCTCAACGATGCCCAACGCCAGGCCGTAGCGGCCCCCGTTGGCCGTCAATTGGTCCTGGCCGGTGCTGGCTCCGGTAAAACCCGAGTGCTGGTGCACCGTATCGCCTGGTTGATCCAGGTCGAAAACGCGTCCCCGCATTCCATCCTGTCGGTGACCTTCACCAACAAGGCCGCCGCCGAGATGCGCCACCGCATCGAGCAGTTGATGGGCATCAGCCCGGCCGGCATGTGGGTGGGTACCTTCCACGGCCTGGCGCACCGCCTGTTGCGAGCGCACTGGCAGGAAGCGGGCCTGGTGCAGTCCTTCCAGATCCTCGACAGCGATGACCAGCAACGCCTGGTCAAGCGGGTGATCCGCGAGCTGGGCCTGGACGAGCAACGTTGGCCGGCGCGCCAGGCGCAATGGTTTATCAACGGCCAAAAAGACGAAGGCCTGCGCCCTCAACATATCCAGGCCAGCGGCGACCTGTTCCTGGCCACCATGCGCAGCATTTATGAAGCCTACGAGGCCGCCTGCGCGCGCGCCGGGGTCATCGACTTCTCGGAACTGCTGCTGCGCGCCCTCGATCTGTGGCGCGACAACCCTGGCTTGCTGGCCCATTACCAGAAGCGCTTCCGGCACATTCTGGTGGACGAGTTCCAGGACACCAACGCCGTGCAGTACGCCTGGTTGCGCCTGCTGGCCAAGGGAGGCGATAGCCTGATGGTGGTGGGCGACGACGACCAGTCGATCTACGGCTGGCGCGGGGCGAAAATCGAGAACATCTACCAGTATTCCGAAGACTTCCCGGACGCGGTCACCATCCGCCTCGAGCAGAACTACCGCTCCACCGCCGGCATCCTCAAGGCCGCCAACGCCCTGATCGCCAACAACACCGGGCGCCTGGGCAAAGAATTGTGGACCGACGGCGGTGAAGGTGAGGCGATCAACCTGTATGCCGCGTTCAACGAGCATGATGAAGCGCGCTACGTGGTGGAAACCATCGAAAGCGCGCTGAAGACCGGCTTGGCGCGTAGCGACATCGCGATTCTGTACCGTTCCAATGCCCAGTCGCGGGTACTGGAAGAAGCCTTGTTGCGCGAGCGCATCCCTTACCGCATCTATGGCGGCCAGCGCTTCTTCGAGCGCGCGGAAATCAAGAACGCCATGGCCTACCTGCGCTTGCTGGAAGGCCGCGGCAACGATGCCGCGCTGGAGCGGGTGATCAACATCCCCGCCCGCGGCATCGGCGAGAAGACCGTCGAAGCGATCCGCGACCACGCGCGCCACGCCCATGTGTCGATGTGGGAAGCCATGCGCCTGCTGATCGCCAACAAAGGCCTGACCGGCCGCGCGGCGGGTGCGCTGGGTGTGTTTGTCGAGCTGATCGAGAACCTGGCGGCCAAGTGCGCCGAAATGCCGCTGCACCTGATGACCCAGACCGTGATCGAACAGTCCGGGCTGATCGCCTACCATGAAGCGGAAAAAGGCGAGAAAGGCCAGGCCCGGGTAGAAAACCTTGAGGAATTGGTGAGCGCCGCCCGCGCGTTCGAAAACACCGAGAACGAAGAGGACCTCACACCGCTCGCCGCCTTCCTTGGCCATGCTTCGCTGGAGGCCGGAGACGCCCAGGCTGACGAACATGAAGACAGCATCCAACTGATGACCTTGCACAGCGCCAAGGGCCTGGAATTCCCGTATGTGTTCCTAGTAGGTATGGAAGAAGGCTTGTTCCCCCACAAGATGAGCCTGGAAGAACCCGGCCGTCTTGAGGAAGAACGCCGCCTGGCCTACGTCGGCATTACCCGCGCCATGCAGAACCTGGTGATGACCTACGCTGAAACCCGACGCCTGTACGGCAGCGAGACCTACAACAAGGTGTCGCGCTTCGTACGGGAAGTGCCGAAAGGCCTGATCCAGGAAGTGCGCCTGTCCAACAGCGTCAGCCGTCCATTCGGGGGTGGCCAGCAACAGAACTCCAGCAGCATGTTTGCCGGTTCTGAAATTCCGGAAACCCAGTTCAGCCTTGGGCAGCAGGTCCGGCATTCGGTGTTCGGCGAAGGCGTGATCCTCAACTTCGAAGGCGCCGGCGCACAGGCACGGGTGCAGGTGAATTTCTCCGAAGGCAGCAAGTGGCTGATGATGGGTTACGCGAAGCTCGAAGCAATCTGA
- a CDS encoding Tim44 domain-containing protein has product MKRFLSIAMALCIGLTMSIDANAKRFGGGKSSGAAPTHQTSQMAPSAGAGGAAATAGAAGAAGAAGAAAKAGGASRWLGPLAGIAAGGLLASMFMGGGFQGMQIFDILILAVIAFVIFRFIAARRRKQQEHLAPAGAPMQREVFEQKPAMGSIFGGSAAPAAARPVINAPAWFNEERFIEAARSHFQSLQQHWDANEMDKIAEFVTPQLLEFLKRERADLGDAFQSTYIDDLRVQLDGVDDRADKTIATLTFSGVSKTSRFDQGEVFSESWNMERPQGDNQPWLVAGIRQNG; this is encoded by the coding sequence ATGAAACGTTTTCTTAGCATCGCCATGGCGTTGTGCATCGGCCTGACGATGAGCATCGACGCCAACGCCAAACGCTTCGGTGGCGGCAAAAGTTCAGGTGCGGCACCGACTCACCAGACCAGCCAAATGGCTCCCTCCGCCGGTGCCGGCGGTGCTGCGGCTACCGCAGGCGCAGCCGGTGCTGCCGGTGCTGCCGGTGCTGCTGCCAAGGCCGGCGGTGCTTCGCGCTGGCTGGGCCCTCTGGCCGGTATCGCCGCCGGCGGCCTGCTTGCTTCCATGTTCATGGGCGGCGGCTTCCAGGGCATGCAGATCTTCGACATCCTGATCCTTGCCGTCATCGCCTTCGTGATCTTCCGCTTTATCGCCGCCCGTCGCCGCAAACAGCAGGAGCACCTGGCTCCAGCCGGCGCGCCGATGCAGCGTGAAGTGTTCGAGCAGAAACCAGCCATGGGTTCGATCTTCGGCGGTTCGGCGGCACCTGCTGCCGCCCGTCCGGTGATCAACGCGCCGGCCTGGTTCAACGAAGAGCGTTTCATCGAAGCGGCCCGCAGCCACTTCCAGTCGCTGCAGCAGCACTGGGACGCCAATGAAATGGACAAGATCGCCGAGTTCGTGACCCCGCAACTGCTGGAGTTCCTCAAGCGCGAACGCGCCGACCTGGGCGATGCTTTCCAGTCGACCTATATCGATGACCTGCGCGTGCAGCTCGATGGTGTGGATGATCGCGCCGACAAGACCATCGCCACCCTGACGTTCAGCGGTGTGTCGAAGACCTCGCGCTTTGACCAGGGCGAAGTGTTCAGCGAAAGCTGGAACATGGAACGTCCACAAGGCGACAACCAGCCTTGGCTGGTCGCCGGTATCCGCCAGAACGGCTGA
- a CDS encoding glutamine synthetase translates to MKYLVCALLLLATAGTACAQAPSLLAKCTRSANLLACVDPLGNAYSVATVGNTTYLRGYELIGNRYWAQTNSRYGQLTFFTGLASDGEAWVGYTRRVGWTTLNRFSSSGGASAKFTCSRVTGC, encoded by the coding sequence ATGAAATACCTGGTGTGCGCCCTACTCCTATTGGCAACCGCAGGCACTGCCTGCGCCCAGGCACCCAGCCTGCTGGCAAAGTGCACACGCAGCGCTAACCTGCTGGCCTGCGTTGATCCGTTGGGTAATGCCTACAGCGTGGCGACGGTGGGCAACACCACGTATTTGCGCGGGTACGAATTGATCGGCAACCGCTATTGGGCCCAAACCAACAGCCGCTACGGGCAGCTGACGTTCTTCACCGGGCTGGCGTCGGATGGTGAGGCGTGGGTCGGCTACACACGGCGCGTGGGCTGGACCACCCTCAACCGTTTTTCCAGTTCGGGTGGCGCCAGCGCCAAGTTCACCTGCAGCCGCGTGACCGGCTGTTAG
- a CDS encoding SMI1/KNR4 family protein yields MEEIIEQLREANEPVPVPLELPDEDQLVEIEEQLFIDIPFVFREFLLTVSDVVYGSLEPVTVTDPQSHTYLPDVAANAWDAGVDRSMIPICQDGDDYYCVEEDGTVVLWSGEEELVTEETWESVWHWARDVWLES; encoded by the coding sequence GTGGAAGAAATCATCGAACAATTGCGTGAAGCCAACGAACCGGTCCCGGTTCCGCTGGAACTGCCTGACGAAGACCAACTGGTGGAAATCGAGGAACAACTGTTCATCGACATCCCGTTTGTCTTTCGTGAATTCCTGCTGACCGTCAGCGACGTGGTGTACGGCAGCCTGGAGCCGGTGACCGTCACCGACCCGCAATCCCACACCTACCTGCCCGACGTGGCCGCCAACGCTTGGGATGCCGGTGTTGATCGCAGCATGATCCCGATCTGCCAGGACGGCGACGACTACTACTGCGTCGAAGAAGACGGCACCGTGGTGCTGTGGTCCGGCGAAGAAGAACTCGTTACCGAAGAAACCTGGGAATCGGTGTGGCACTGGGCGCGGGACGTCTGGCTCGAAAGCTGA
- the zigA gene encoding zinc metallochaperone GTPase ZigA, translating to MPNRLPVTVLSGFLGAGKSTLLNYILRNRENLRVAVIVNDMSEINIDGSEVQRDVTLNRAEEKLVEMSNGCICCTLREDLLEEVAKLAKEGRFDYLLIESTGISEPLPVAETFTFRDENEQSLADIARLDTMVTVVDGMNFLLDYQAAESLASRGETLGEEDERSITDLLIEQIEFADVILISKIDLISSREREELTAILERLNAQAEIIPMVMGEVPLDKILNTGRFDFERAAQAPGWLQELRGEHVPETEEYGIASTAYRARRPFHPQRFFDFIDRPWVNGKLLRSKGFFWLASKHQDAGSWSQAGGLMRHGFAGRWWRFVPKSQWPQDEESVAAIMGNWQLSTGDCRQELVFIGQNIDFAQMRAELDACLLNDEEMAQGVEGWRLLADPFGPWFEEAA from the coding sequence ATGCCCAACCGTCTCCCCGTTACTGTGTTATCCGGCTTTCTCGGCGCCGGTAAAAGCACGTTGCTCAACTACATCCTGCGCAACCGCGAAAACCTTCGAGTCGCGGTGATCGTCAACGACATGAGCGAAATCAACATCGACGGCAGCGAAGTCCAGCGCGATGTCACTCTCAACCGTGCCGAAGAAAAGCTGGTGGAGATGAGCAACGGCTGCATCTGCTGCACCTTGCGCGAGGACTTGCTGGAAGAAGTCGCAAAGCTCGCCAAGGAAGGCCGCTTCGATTACCTGCTGATCGAGTCCACCGGCATTTCCGAACCCTTGCCGGTGGCTGAAACGTTCACCTTTCGTGATGAAAACGAACAAAGCCTGGCCGATATCGCACGCCTGGACACCATGGTCACCGTGGTCGACGGCATGAACTTTTTGCTCGACTACCAGGCTGCAGAAAGCCTGGCCTCACGCGGCGAAACCCTCGGCGAAGAAGACGAGCGCTCTATCACCGACCTGTTGATCGAGCAGATCGAATTCGCGGATGTGATCCTCATCAGCAAGATTGACCTGATCAGCAGCCGCGAACGCGAAGAGCTGACCGCGATCCTTGAGCGGCTGAATGCCCAGGCGGAAATTATCCCGATGGTCATGGGCGAAGTGCCGCTGGACAAGATCCTCAACACCGGGCGTTTCGACTTCGAACGCGCCGCTCAGGCCCCGGGCTGGTTGCAGGAATTGCGCGGTGAGCATGTGCCGGAAACCGAGGAATACGGCATTGCTTCCACCGCTTACCGCGCTCGCCGTCCCTTTCACCCCCAGCGTTTTTTCGATTTCATTGACCGGCCTTGGGTCAACGGCAAACTGCTGCGCTCCAAGGGCTTTTTCTGGCTGGCCAGCAAGCACCAGGACGCCGGCAGTTGGTCCCAGGCCGGAGGCTTGATGCGCCATGGGTTTGCCGGGCGCTGGTGGCGCTTTGTACCGAAAAGCCAGTGGCCCCAGGACGAGGAAAGCGTCGCGGCGATCATGGGCAATTGGCAACTGAGCACCGGCGACTGCCGCCAGGAACTGGTGTTTATCGGGCAGAATATCGACTTTGCGCAAATGCGCGCCGAGCTGGATGCCTGCTTGCTCAACGATGAAGAAATGGCTCAGGGCGTCGAAGGCTGGCGGCTGCTGGCCGATCCCTTTGGCCCTTGGTTTGAAGAGGCAGCCTGA
- a CDS encoding DUF1826 domain-containing protein gives MLAPVIALRPVIRQTRGETPLALSDILEDGVNLAVWQRQLPLHIAEFGALLVALNEPLADSMVIELNSEDAVPNLQGLACNCRDLEGYDGFVADVSWLVSAFACLLGAKRIGVRLRLLDKAMCPRFHVDHVPVRLITTYAGIGSQWLREGVMDRRTLGQPDAEPTDRIEQIQCGEVALLKGTKWHGNEGHGLIHRSPALKADERRLILTLDWLA, from the coding sequence ATGTTGGCCCCGGTGATTGCCCTGCGCCCCGTGATTCGCCAGACGCGTGGGGAAACCCCGCTGGCGCTGTCCGACATCCTTGAAGACGGCGTCAACCTGGCGGTGTGGCAGCGCCAATTACCACTGCATATCGCTGAGTTTGGCGCCTTGCTGGTGGCGCTCAATGAGCCGTTGGCCGATTCCATGGTCATAGAACTCAATAGTGAGGACGCCGTACCCAACTTGCAGGGGTTGGCGTGCAATTGCCGCGATCTTGAAGGCTATGATGGTTTTGTCGCTGATGTGTCGTGGCTGGTCAGCGCGTTCGCCTGTCTGTTGGGTGCCAAGCGTATCGGCGTGCGCCTGCGGTTGCTGGATAAGGCCATGTGCCCGCGTTTTCACGTTGACCATGTGCCGGTGCGGCTGATCACCACCTATGCCGGAATCGGCAGCCAATGGTTGCGTGAAGGCGTCATGGACCGTCGCACGCTCGGTCAGCCGGACGCCGAGCCCACCGACCGTATCGAGCAGATCCAGTGCGGCGAAGTCGCCCTGCTCAAAGGCACCAAATGGCACGGTAACGAAGGCCACGGTTTGATTCACCGTTCGCCAGCCCTCAAGGCTGATGAGCGCCGCTTGATCCTGACACTGGATTGGCTCGCATAA
- a CDS encoding acyl-CoA thioesterase, whose amino-acid sequence MEPGNAQLSMTVLMTPDMANFSGNVHGGTLLKYLDEVAYACASRYAGRYVVTLSVDQVIFREPIHVGELVTFLASVNYTGNTSMEVGIKVVTENIRERSVRHTNSCFFTMVAVDDQRKPAPVPPLQPHNSEDKRRFVQAQQRRQIRQELEKRYQEIKG is encoded by the coding sequence ATGGAACCCGGAAACGCCCAGCTGTCGATGACGGTATTGATGACCCCAGATATGGCCAACTTCTCCGGCAATGTCCATGGCGGCACGCTGCTCAAGTACCTCGACGAAGTGGCCTACGCCTGCGCGAGCCGTTATGCCGGCCGCTATGTCGTCACGTTGTCGGTGGACCAGGTGATTTTCCGCGAGCCGATCCATGTCGGCGAACTGGTGACGTTCCTCGCATCGGTCAACTACACCGGCAACACCTCGATGGAGGTGGGCATCAAGGTGGTGACCGAGAACATCCGCGAGCGCTCGGTGCGCCATACCAACAGCTGCTTTTTCACCATGGTGGCGGTGGACGACCAGCGCAAACCGGCGCCCGTTCCGCCGCTGCAACCGCACAACAGCGAAGACAAGCGCCGCTTCGTGCAGGCCCAGCAGCGCCGGCAGATCCGCCAGGAGCTGGAGAAGCGCTACCAGGAAATCAAGGGCTAA
- a CDS encoding CobW family GTP-binding protein — protein sequence MLQNIPTHVIAGPLGAGKTSLIKHLLAQRPAHERWAVLINEFGQIGLDAALLTQDDDGIALGEVAGGCLCCVNGAPFQVGLGRLLRKAKPDRLFIEPSGLGHPAQLLRQLREAPWQTVLAVQPCVMVLDAQALAAGKPLPQAQQQALASAGLLVLNKDEALDAAQRQAVERQLPDCPLYWTRQAQLPLEQLPGLNAQARTAVDNFAVPEGLAPMPAIWSNSSLPICLSQAQEGGWSIGWRWHPSQQFDARRLHQWLASLDWRRAKLVIHNPEGWISANAVDNDVPIWQPSEWRRDSRIELIFSNPQDVDALQTALAACRY from the coding sequence ATGCTGCAGAACATTCCCACCCACGTGATCGCCGGCCCCTTGGGCGCCGGCAAGACCAGCCTCATCAAGCACCTGCTCGCCCAACGTCCTGCGCACGAGCGCTGGGCCGTGCTGATCAACGAGTTCGGACAGATCGGCCTGGACGCCGCCTTGCTCACCCAAGATGACGACGGCATTGCCTTGGGCGAAGTCGCTGGAGGCTGCTTGTGCTGTGTGAATGGCGCACCGTTCCAGGTGGGACTTGGACGGTTGTTGCGTAAGGCCAAGCCCGACCGGCTGTTTATCGAACCGTCGGGCCTGGGTCATCCGGCGCAGTTGCTCAGGCAATTGCGAGAAGCGCCGTGGCAGACAGTGCTGGCCGTGCAACCTTGCGTGATGGTGCTGGATGCGCAAGCCCTGGCAGCAGGCAAACCTTTACCGCAAGCCCAACAGCAAGCGCTGGCAAGTGCAGGTCTGTTGGTATTGAACAAGGATGAAGCGCTGGACGCCGCACAGCGCCAGGCCGTCGAACGGCAATTACCCGATTGTCCGCTTTACTGGACGCGCCAGGCGCAGTTGCCGCTTGAGCAATTGCCTGGCCTGAACGCTCAGGCTCGCACCGCTGTGGATAACTTCGCCGTGCCCGAAGGACTCGCGCCAATGCCGGCGATCTGGAGCAATTCGTCTCTGCCTATTTGCCTGAGCCAGGCTCAGGAAGGCGGCTGGAGTATCGGCTGGCGCTGGCACCCGAGCCAGCAATTCGACGCACGGCGTCTGCATCAGTGGCTCGCAAGCCTTGACTGGCGCCGCGCCAAGCTGGTTATCCACAACCCCGAAGGCTGGATCAGCGCCAACGCTGTGGATAACGACGTGCCCATCTGGCAGCCCAGCGAATGGCGCCGCGATTCACGTATCGAATTGATCTTCAGCAACCCACAGGACGTGGACGCCTTGCAGACCGCACTGGCCGCCTGCCGTTACTGA
- the pdxY gene encoding pyridoxal kinase PdxY produces the protein MKRTPHLLAIQSHVVFGHAGNSAAVFPMQRVGVNVWPLNTVQFSNHTQYGQWAGEVLAPQQIPALVEGIAAIGELGNCDAVLSGYLGSAAQGRAILTGVARIKAINPKALYVCDPVMGHPEKGCIVPQEVSDFLLDEAVAMADFLCPNQLELDSFAGRKPQSLFDCLAMAKALLARGPKAVLVKHLDYPGKLPDGFEMLLVTAEGSWHLRRPLLAFPRQPVGVGDLTSGLFLARVLLGDSLLAAFEFAAAAVHEVLLETQACASYELELVRAQDRIAHPRVRFEATPIGL, from the coding sequence ATGAAACGCACACCTCATCTGCTTGCGATCCAATCTCATGTGGTTTTTGGCCACGCCGGAAACAGCGCCGCCGTGTTCCCCATGCAGCGGGTCGGGGTGAACGTCTGGCCGTTGAACACGGTGCAGTTCTCCAACCACACTCAGTATGGCCAATGGGCAGGCGAAGTGTTGGCGCCGCAGCAGATTCCGGCGCTGGTGGAAGGCATTGCGGCAATCGGCGAGCTGGGCAACTGCGACGCCGTGCTGTCCGGCTACCTGGGCAGTGCGGCCCAGGGCCGGGCGATCCTGACCGGCGTAGCGCGCATCAAGGCGATCAACCCCAAGGCCCTGTACGTGTGCGACCCGGTGATGGGCCATCCGGAAAAAGGCTGCATCGTGCCCCAGGAAGTCAGCGATTTCCTGCTGGATGAAGCCGTGGCCATGGCCGATTTCCTGTGCCCTAACCAATTGGAACTGGACAGTTTTGCCGGGCGCAAGCCGCAATCGCTATTCGACTGCCTGGCCATGGCCAAGGCTTTGCTGGCGCGCGGCCCAAAGGCCGTACTGGTTAAACATCTGGACTACCCCGGCAAGCTGCCGGACGGTTTCGAGATGCTGCTGGTGACAGCCGAAGGCAGCTGGCACCTGCGCCGGCCGCTGTTGGCGTTCCCGCGTCAGCCGGTGGGCGTGGGCGATTTGACGTCGGGCCTGTTCCTGGCACGCGTGCTGTTGGGCGATAGCCTGCTGGCCGCCTTTGAGTTCGCCGCCGCAGCGGTGCATGAAGTACTGCTGGAAACCCAGGCCTGCGCCAGTTACGAGCTGGAGCTGGTGCGCGCCCAGGACCGCATCGCCCATCCTCGCGTACGGTTCGAGGCCACGCCGATCGGTCTGTAA